The following proteins come from a genomic window of Corynebacterium falsenii:
- a CDS encoding HAD-IC family P-type ATPase, whose protein sequence is MRPTKDLTTDPQPTTGGFTQPDSEKIDSTPIPELLQTLNCTEDGLSSDEAKRRLASAGPNALEEKKDSALKQFLRYFWGPIPWMIEIAAIMSAIAQDYNDFIIITALLLFNAGIGFWEEHRAANALDALKKGLALTARAKRDGQWGEVPADSLVPGDVVRLRLGDVIPADCVLISGDYLSIDQAALTGESLPVSKKVGNVAYSGSVAKQGEMVGIVCCTGSHTFFGKTASLVANASTTSHFQQAVMKIGNFLILVALGLCTVLTVVLLQRLISGDRLTLDGVLGLSKFVLVLAVAAIPVAMPAVLSITMALGALALSKAKAIVSRLQAIEEMAGVDVLCSDKTGTLTQNRLSVDAPVWSRAPSPPRTAR, encoded by the coding sequence ATGCGGCCCACGAAAGATCTCACAACCGATCCCCAACCCACCACCGGCGGGTTCACCCAGCCGGACAGCGAAAAGATAGATTCCACCCCCATTCCCGAACTGCTGCAGACCCTCAACTGCACAGAGGACGGCCTGAGCAGTGACGAAGCGAAGCGTCGCCTAGCCAGCGCCGGGCCGAATGCGCTGGAGGAGAAGAAGGACAGCGCCCTCAAGCAATTCCTGCGCTACTTCTGGGGTCCCATTCCCTGGATGATCGAGATCGCCGCCATCATGTCGGCCATCGCCCAGGACTACAACGACTTCATCATCATTACCGCGTTGCTGCTGTTCAACGCCGGCATTGGTTTCTGGGAGGAACACCGCGCCGCCAACGCGCTCGATGCGCTGAAGAAGGGCCTCGCCCTCACGGCACGCGCCAAGCGCGACGGCCAGTGGGGAGAAGTCCCCGCGGATTCGCTGGTTCCCGGCGACGTGGTCCGCCTCCGGCTGGGCGATGTTATCCCCGCCGATTGCGTGCTCATCAGCGGCGATTACCTCTCCATCGACCAGGCCGCGCTCACGGGCGAATCGCTGCCGGTGAGCAAGAAAGTAGGCAACGTCGCCTACTCCGGGTCGGTCGCCAAGCAGGGCGAGATGGTCGGCATTGTCTGCTGCACCGGCTCCCACACCTTCTTCGGCAAGACCGCCAGCCTCGTGGCCAACGCATCCACGACCTCGCACTTCCAACAGGCCGTGATGAAGATCGGCAACTTCCTCATCCTCGTTGCCCTCGGACTGTGCACCGTGCTGACCGTCGTGCTGCTGCAGCGCCTCATCTCCGGAGACCGGCTCACACTCGACGGTGTCCTGGGGCTCAGCAAATTCGTACTCGTCCTCGCCGTGGCCGCCATCCCGGTGGCCATGCCCGCGGTGCTATCCATCACCATGGCCCTGGGCGCGCTGGCGCTATCCAAAGCGAAGGCCATTGTCTCGCGCCTGCAAGCCATCGAGGAAATGGCCGGTGTGGACGTCTTGTGCTCCGATAAGACCGGCACGCTCACCCAAAACCGCTTGAGCGTGGACGCCCCCGTCTGGTCCCGAGCGCCGTCACCGCCGAGGACTGCACGCTAG
- a CDS encoding DUF3349 domain-containing protein — MPEDFSPTNEPSKSPKSPNESLDWIERIRRWIYKGFPDGVPANQAEALMLVLKHRFTDAEVSQVVHAIMRDQRALIEAKKQADIPLTPEDECELFLIPDNEIEDYIRRAVNSQPDNADIERVAARLRQASEDEFLRDSPTNP; from the coding sequence GTGCCAGAAGATTTTTCCCCCACCAACGAGCCGTCAAAGTCTCCCAAGTCGCCGAATGAATCGCTGGACTGGATCGAGCGCATCCGGCGCTGGATCTACAAGGGATTTCCGGATGGAGTTCCCGCCAATCAGGCTGAAGCACTCATGCTGGTCCTCAAGCATCGTTTTACCGACGCCGAAGTCTCCCAGGTCGTTCACGCCATCATGCGGGACCAGCGGGCGCTCATCGAGGCCAAGAAGCAGGCCGATATCCCCCTCACGCCGGAGGATGAGTGCGAGCTATTCCTCATCCCCGATAACGAGATCGAGGACTACATCCGGCGCGCGGTGAACAGCCAACCGGATAACGCCGACATCGAACGGGTGGCCGCGCGGTTGCGGCAGGCATCGGAGGACGAATTTCTCCGCGACAGCCCGACGAACCCCTAA
- a CDS encoding error-prone DNA polymerase, which translates to MKPRASRDSYHFSHGAPLSWSQLEQILSGGLRRGNGAPGTPLHAIGVAEGTGEYARARSLEEPAEPAETTSRRPASATPFAELHACTAYNFLRGASTPEDMAEHAAALGLHAMACLDRDGLYGAARFAMAAAEHQIDTVFGAELGVDGQGEPPLTVLCRGQEGYRRLSTTIAQARMADRDKDAVTYPDLHHLAAAAGGQWIIVIDWPQRHRAGELVAEFGADNCVVQLQHTMNPIDADCNDLLHSLAQDLGLRSIVSAVPTCATPSAARLAGVKAALHDRRDVAAAGPTLHPTGGSWLRSGDEMLQLAGDCPWLAEAVQTSVDVARECAFTLNLVAPNLPHFPVPEGYTEMSWLREVTYRGAAHRYGPRSAQTSATQRAWATIDKELQTIEELGFPGYFLIVHDIVSFCHSNNIFCQGRGSAANSAVCFALGITTVDAVAAGLLFERFLSPERDGPPDIDLDIESGRREEAIQYVYSRYGRENAAQVANVITYRRKGALRDAARALGYAPGRVDAWTRGTEDAPEIVHSVADQLRDHPRHLGIHSGGMVICDRPIADVVPTEWARMKDRSVVQWDKDDCAAVGLVKFDLLGLGMLEALHHAVDQVQRHRGRTVELWRLDPVEKEVYAMLARADAVGVFQVESRAQMNTLPRLKPRTFFDLVVEVALIRPGPIQGGSVHPYIRRRNGLEPVTFDHPCLKPALTKTLGIPLFQEQLMQVVVDAAGFSGAEADSLRRAMGSKRSPEKMERLRQRFYQGLRDTQGITGEVADRLWDKIVAFAAYGFPESHAQSFASLVYYSAWFKYHYPAEFCVALLRAQPMGFYSPQSLIADARRHGVGVLPVDVNASDVHPDCCLSPPADGSTPPASPAPGATNEPRGVHGLGRGSAEPLGAIRLGLAGITGIGEAVAARIVDVRERRGRFTRVSELSREVGLTVAQVEALARAGALDSLGLSRRQAVWAAGVAATERAGMLPGTSDIVAPPLPGMNAFELTAADLAATGITVDGHPVELLRQFLEQWHTRPVTSGARRGQPRGGAPVIPAGDLLRVPDGQRIRVAGVVTHRQAPVTAGGVVFVGLEDETGLANIIIPQGLWQKQRVEALGAKIVVIRGIVHNAEGAASVTADLIEPVEPALRPAAQIADAQGRSRDFQ; encoded by the coding sequence GTGAAACCCCGTGCCTCCCGAGACAGCTACCACTTCTCGCACGGCGCCCCGCTGAGCTGGTCGCAGCTCGAACAGATCCTGTCCGGCGGGCTGCGCCGTGGTAATGGCGCGCCCGGCACACCTCTGCACGCCATCGGTGTAGCCGAGGGGACGGGGGAGTACGCCCGAGCTCGCAGCCTCGAAGAACCTGCAGAACCTGCAGAAACTACCAGTCGCCGCCCAGCCTCCGCCACTCCCTTCGCCGAACTCCACGCCTGCACGGCCTACAACTTCCTCCGCGGCGCCAGCACACCCGAGGACATGGCAGAGCACGCCGCCGCGCTGGGGCTCCACGCCATGGCATGCCTCGACCGCGATGGGCTCTACGGCGCAGCCCGCTTCGCGATGGCCGCCGCGGAACACCAGATCGATACTGTGTTTGGGGCGGAATTGGGCGTCGACGGTCAAGGAGAACCACCATTAACCGTGCTGTGCCGCGGGCAGGAAGGCTACCGGCGGCTCAGCACCACCATCGCCCAGGCACGCATGGCCGACCGGGATAAGGACGCGGTGACCTACCCCGACCTGCATCACCTCGCCGCTGCCGCGGGTGGGCAGTGGATCATCGTCATTGATTGGCCGCAGCGCCACCGCGCGGGAGAACTCGTGGCGGAGTTCGGCGCGGACAATTGCGTGGTGCAGCTGCAGCACACGATGAACCCCATCGACGCGGACTGCAACGACCTGCTCCATTCCCTGGCCCAGGACCTGGGGCTGCGCAGCATCGTCAGCGCCGTGCCCACGTGCGCTACCCCGTCCGCCGCCCGGCTCGCGGGCGTGAAAGCCGCGCTGCACGACCGCCGCGATGTCGCCGCCGCGGGCCCCACGCTGCACCCCACCGGCGGCAGCTGGTTACGCTCCGGGGACGAGATGCTGCAGCTCGCCGGCGACTGCCCGTGGCTGGCCGAGGCCGTGCAGACCTCCGTGGACGTGGCGCGCGAATGCGCGTTCACCCTCAACCTCGTGGCGCCGAACCTGCCACACTTTCCCGTGCCGGAGGGCTACACGGAAATGTCCTGGCTCCGGGAGGTGACCTACCGCGGGGCCGCGCACCGCTACGGCCCCCGCTCCGCGCAAACCAGCGCCACCCAGCGGGCCTGGGCAACAATCGACAAGGAGCTGCAGACCATCGAGGAGCTGGGCTTTCCGGGATACTTCCTCATCGTCCACGACATCGTCTCCTTCTGCCACAGCAACAACATCTTCTGCCAGGGCCGCGGGTCGGCGGCGAACTCCGCGGTGTGCTTCGCCCTCGGCATCACCACCGTGGACGCCGTGGCGGCCGGGCTGCTGTTCGAACGCTTCCTCTCCCCAGAGCGCGATGGCCCGCCCGATATCGACTTGGATATTGAATCCGGCCGCCGCGAGGAAGCCATCCAGTACGTCTACTCCCGGTACGGCCGGGAGAATGCCGCGCAGGTCGCCAACGTCATCACCTACCGCCGCAAGGGCGCGCTCCGCGACGCCGCCCGCGCGCTCGGATACGCCCCGGGCCGCGTGGACGCTTGGACTCGAGGAACAGAGGACGCCCCAGAGATCGTCCACTCCGTCGCCGACCAGCTCCGCGATCATCCCCGGCACCTGGGCATTCACTCCGGCGGCATGGTCATCTGCGACCGCCCGATTGCGGACGTGGTGCCCACCGAGTGGGCGCGGATGAAGGACCGCTCCGTGGTGCAGTGGGACAAGGACGATTGCGCCGCCGTCGGTCTGGTGAAGTTCGACCTGCTGGGGCTGGGCATGCTCGAGGCCCTCCACCACGCGGTCGATCAGGTGCAGCGCCACCGCGGCCGCACGGTCGAGCTGTGGCGCCTGGATCCGGTGGAGAAGGAGGTGTACGCCATGCTTGCCCGCGCCGATGCCGTGGGTGTGTTCCAGGTGGAATCGCGTGCGCAGATGAACACCCTGCCCCGGTTGAAGCCGCGCACCTTCTTCGACTTGGTGGTGGAGGTCGCGCTCATCCGTCCCGGTCCGATCCAGGGCGGGTCGGTGCATCCGTACATCCGTCGCCGCAATGGCCTAGAGCCCGTGACGTTCGACCACCCGTGCCTGAAGCCGGCCCTCACCAAAACCCTGGGCATTCCGTTGTTCCAGGAGCAGCTCATGCAGGTTGTGGTGGACGCCGCCGGGTTTTCCGGAGCCGAGGCCGATTCACTGCGCCGAGCCATGGGGTCGAAGCGGTCGCCGGAGAAGATGGAGCGGCTGCGCCAGCGCTTCTACCAGGGGCTGCGCGACACTCAGGGGATTACCGGGGAGGTCGCGGATCGGCTGTGGGACAAGATCGTGGCCTTCGCCGCGTATGGGTTCCCGGAGTCGCACGCGCAGTCGTTCGCCTCGCTGGTGTACTACTCCGCGTGGTTTAAGTACCACTATCCGGCGGAGTTTTGCGTGGCGCTGCTGCGGGCTCAGCCGATGGGGTTCTACTCGCCGCAGTCGCTGATCGCCGATGCCCGGCGCCATGGGGTGGGCGTGTTGCCCGTGGATGTTAATGCTTCCGATGTACACCCTGACTGTTGTCTCTCGCCTCCGGCGGATGGGTCGACGCCACCAGCATCCCCCGCCCCCGGTGCCACCAACGAGCCGCGCGGGGTCCACGGCCTGGGACGGGGAAGCGCCGAGCCGCTCGGCGCGATCCGCTTGGGCCTGGCCGGCATCACTGGCATCGGGGAGGCTGTGGCCGCGCGCATCGTGGACGTCCGCGAGCGCCGGGGACGGTTCACCCGCGTCAGCGAGCTTTCCCGCGAGGTTGGGTTGACGGTGGCGCAGGTGGAGGCGCTGGCGCGCGCCGGGGCCTTGGACTCGCTGGGGTTGAGCAGGCGCCAGGCGGTGTGGGCGGCCGGGGTGGCGGCCACGGAGCGGGCGGGGATGCTGCCCGGAACGTCCGATATCGTGGCGCCTCCGTTGCCGGGGATGAACGCCTTTGAGCTCACCGCCGCGGACCTGGCAGCAACGGGGATCACCGTGGACGGGCACCCGGTGGAGCTGCTGCGGCAGTTCTTGGAGCAATGGCACACCCGCCCGGTGACCTCTGGGGCGCGGCGGGGCCAGCCGCGTGGCGGTGCGCCGGTGATCCCCGCCGGGGACTTGTTGCGCGTGCCGGATGGGCAGCGCATCCGGGTGGCCGGTGTGGTGACGCACCGGCAGGCACCGGTGACCGCCGGGGGCGTGGTGTTTGTCGGGTTGGAGGACGAGACGGGCCTGGCGAACATCATCATCCCCCAGGGGCTATGGCAGAAGCAGCGGGTGGAAGCGCTGGGTGCGAAGATCGTGGTGATTCGCGGCATTGTGCACAACGCGGAGGGCGCGGCTTCGGTCACCGCCGACCTCATCGAACCGGTCGAGCCCGCGCTGCGCCCGGCGGCGCAGATCGCGGATGCGCAGGGGCGCTCGCGCGACTTCCAGTAA
- a CDS encoding helicase HerA-like domain-containing protein yields the protein MDNAELARLKAEAAAAAARAARAEAEAAEAALQAALLAGGENPSAEDTTPAEPAPSGYAATVAEAYRVGADPRTGVQLGAMIDDNDAPLSRVQVGIPLATLNRHGLIAGATGTGKTRTLQLVAENLSTAGVPVFLTDVKGDLTGLLEPGQSSDKLVRRTQSLGQQWQGRGFPVELMRLGGDSSTTLVGTPIRTSVTDFGPLMLSRVLGLNETQESALSLIFHWADTQGLELIDLNDIRATVDFLTSAEGKDELRTIGGISSATAGVILREIAALQAQGADQFFGDPAFDTVDLLRSSADGMGVITALQLPELTTRPELATTLIMWLLADLFSALPEVGDLDKPKLVFFFDEAHLLFRGASKAFLDQVINTVRLIRSKGVGIVFVTQSPTDLPAEVLAQLGARVQHALRAFTPKDAKNLKATVETYPTSPLDLEAVIRGLGTGDAVVTVLSDDGAPTPVAPVRLRAPQSVMGPASADALQQAVASSSLAPKYANAVDPRSAYEKLAERTADATARAEQEKEQQRLAKEMQQLEREQAREEARRAKEEARRAEQFERERNRLIGSVLRSVGGQLGREITRSVFGTSRRR from the coding sequence ATGGATAACGCTGAACTCGCTCGGCTGAAGGCCGAAGCCGCTGCTGCCGCTGCCCGCGCGGCTCGCGCCGAAGCAGAGGCCGCCGAAGCTGCCCTGCAGGCGGCACTGCTCGCTGGGGGAGAGAATCCGTCGGCAGAAGACACTACACCGGCCGAACCGGCCCCCAGCGGCTACGCCGCCACCGTTGCCGAGGCCTACCGCGTGGGTGCCGACCCCCGCACCGGCGTGCAGCTGGGAGCCATGATTGATGACAATGATGCACCCCTGTCCCGCGTCCAGGTCGGTATCCCCCTGGCGACGTTGAACCGGCACGGCCTGATCGCGGGCGCAACCGGCACGGGTAAGACGCGTACTCTCCAGCTCGTCGCGGAGAATCTGTCCACCGCGGGTGTGCCTGTCTTCCTCACCGACGTGAAAGGCGATCTCACGGGCCTGCTCGAGCCGGGGCAATCGAGCGATAAGCTCGTGCGGCGCACCCAGTCGCTCGGCCAGCAGTGGCAAGGGAGGGGCTTTCCGGTGGAGCTCATGCGTCTCGGCGGGGACAGCTCCACCACCCTCGTGGGCACTCCCATCCGCACGTCGGTGACGGATTTCGGCCCGCTCATGCTCTCGCGCGTGCTCGGCCTCAACGAAACCCAGGAATCCGCGCTGTCGCTGATCTTCCACTGGGCCGACACCCAAGGCCTAGAGCTCATCGACCTCAACGATATTCGCGCGACCGTCGACTTCCTCACTAGCGCCGAGGGCAAGGACGAACTGCGCACGATAGGTGGCATTTCCTCCGCAACGGCCGGCGTGATCCTCCGCGAGATCGCCGCGCTGCAGGCGCAGGGTGCCGACCAGTTCTTCGGCGACCCGGCATTCGATACCGTCGATCTGCTGCGGTCCAGCGCCGACGGCATGGGAGTCATCACCGCGCTGCAGCTCCCGGAACTCACCACGCGCCCGGAGTTGGCCACCACGCTGATCATGTGGTTGCTGGCGGACCTGTTCAGTGCCCTGCCGGAGGTCGGCGACCTAGACAAGCCAAAGCTCGTGTTCTTCTTTGACGAGGCCCACCTGCTCTTCCGCGGTGCCAGCAAAGCATTCCTTGACCAGGTGATCAACACCGTCCGCCTGATTCGCTCCAAGGGTGTGGGCATCGTCTTCGTCACGCAGTCGCCCACCGATCTGCCAGCCGAGGTGCTCGCCCAGCTCGGCGCCCGCGTCCAGCACGCCCTGCGTGCCTTCACCCCGAAGGACGCGAAGAATCTGAAGGCCACGGTGGAGACGTACCCGACGTCCCCACTGGACCTCGAAGCCGTGATTCGCGGGCTGGGAACCGGCGATGCCGTGGTGACCGTGCTCAGCGACGATGGCGCCCCCACCCCAGTCGCTCCCGTCCGGTTGCGCGCACCGCAATCGGTCATGGGCCCAGCTTCCGCTGATGCACTGCAGCAGGCAGTGGCATCCAGCAGCCTCGCGCCGAAGTACGCTAACGCCGTGGATCCCCGCAGTGCCTACGAAAAGCTCGCGGAACGCACGGCCGATGCGACCGCGCGGGCGGAGCAGGAGAAAGAGCAGCAGCGCCTCGCCAAGGAAATGCAGCAGCTCGAGCGCGAACAGGCGCGCGAGGAAGCTCGGCGTGCTAAGGAAGAAGCCCGGCGCGCCGAGCAGTTCGAGCGCGAGCGCAACAGGCTCATCGGAAGCGTGCTGCGCTCGGTGGGCGGGCAGCTGGGCCGCGAGATCACCCGTTCCGTGTTCGGCACCTCCCGGCGCCGGTAA
- a CDS encoding inorganic phosphate transporter, with amino-acid sequence MADTIILIIVIVTAVSFDFTNGFHDTANAMATSIATRALKPKIAVGISAILNLVGAFLSVAVATTIGKGIVNLDKFDLHSGDQSSNLLLVVFAGLIGAILWNLLTWLLGIPSSSSLALFGGLVGSAFASLGTSGVQWENIVEKIIIPAVASPFVAGAVSALSTFLIYKLTAGVNEQKMNKHFRRGQIATASLVSLAHGTGDAQKTMGVVFMALVAAGELSSDARMPAWVIFMCASAIALGTYSGGWRVIRTLGKGLVEIESPQGMAAEAASAAIILTSSHAGMALSTTQVATGSIMGTGVGRKGAEVRWGVAGRMAIGWILTLPAAGIVGMLTWFLAHEVAKYSNTITGVLVDLFILVVLSAMIYIRSLRRRVTSQNVNDDWQDDELKVGKADDEPPSDSTTPAPVPSGKA; translated from the coding sequence GTGGCAGATACAATCATCCTGATCATTGTCATCGTGACCGCCGTATCCTTCGACTTCACCAATGGTTTTCACGACACCGCCAATGCCATGGCCACATCCATCGCAACGCGTGCACTCAAACCAAAGATTGCCGTGGGAATCTCAGCGATCCTCAACCTCGTTGGCGCCTTCCTGTCGGTGGCCGTCGCAACCACCATCGGCAAAGGCATCGTCAACCTCGATAAGTTCGATCTTCATAGCGGAGATCAATCCAGCAATCTCCTCCTCGTCGTCTTCGCCGGACTCATCGGTGCCATATTGTGGAACCTCTTGACCTGGTTGCTCGGCATCCCCTCCAGCTCCTCACTCGCCCTGTTCGGCGGATTAGTCGGATCCGCCTTCGCCTCCCTGGGCACCAGTGGCGTGCAGTGGGAAAACATCGTGGAGAAAATCATCATCCCCGCCGTGGCCTCGCCGTTTGTTGCCGGCGCGGTCTCGGCACTATCCACCTTCCTCATTTACAAGCTCACCGCCGGGGTGAACGAGCAGAAGATGAACAAACACTTCCGGCGCGGCCAGATCGCCACCGCCTCGCTCGTCTCACTCGCCCACGGCACGGGTGACGCGCAGAAGACCATGGGCGTGGTCTTCATGGCGCTCGTCGCCGCCGGCGAGCTTTCCTCGGATGCACGCATGCCCGCCTGGGTGATCTTCATGTGTGCCTCCGCCATCGCCCTGGGCACTTACTCCGGTGGTTGGCGTGTGATCCGCACCCTGGGCAAGGGCTTAGTCGAGATCGAGTCGCCGCAGGGCATGGCCGCCGAGGCCGCCTCCGCCGCCATCATTTTGACCTCCTCGCACGCGGGCATGGCCCTGTCCACCACGCAGGTCGCCACCGGTTCCATCATGGGCACCGGCGTGGGTCGCAAGGGCGCCGAGGTGCGGTGGGGCGTGGCCGGGCGTATGGCCATTGGTTGGATCCTCACCCTGCCCGCCGCGGGCATCGTGGGCATGCTCACCTGGTTCCTCGCTCACGAAGTGGCGAAGTACTCCAACACCATCACCGGTGTCCTCGTGGACCTGTTCATCCTCGTTGTCCTCAGCGCCATGATCTACATTCGCTCGCTGCGCCGCCGCGTCACCTCGCAAAACGTCAACGACGATTGGCAGGACGACGAGCTCAAGGTCGGCAAGGCCGACGACGAGCCGCCGAGCGACTCCACCACCCCCGCCCCTGTACCGAGTGGAAAGGCATAA